Genomic window (Pseudopipra pipra isolate bDixPip1 chromosome 7, bDixPip1.hap1, whole genome shotgun sequence):
GGGCAGTAATTTGTAGCTGGCAGATGAAATCCCTGGTTTTGTGAGAAAATCCTCATTAATTCAAGGAAGTCTCTCTCATGATGATTTGATTTCAGCCTGTGGAAAACAGCTGCCCAAAGCTGGTTGTTTTAAATCGTtcccagaaataaaaatagttaaacCACTACACAATGATAAATTTCCCAAAACAATGTAATGAATTTCTCActggaaaatgtggaaaaggaACATTACCTGAGGCAGTGGTTTCTTCTTAGCACAGTTTATTCCTCCAACGAAGACCATGTTGGGCATCACGGGCCTGACGTACTCAAACACAAAGTCGAACCTCATCAGCCAGATGGAAGCAGAGTGCACCAGGTCTATGAGGGACACGTCCCTCTGCAGGACTTCTGAGGACAACTTCAGTGCTTCGCTGTAGAGACCATCACAATACTTAAGCTCCAGGAGGGACATCAGGGCGTTTTCCACCCTCTGGAAGAAAGTCATGCGGTCCGAGTTGAAGGTGAACAGCCTCGGGACGTAGGACAGGGGGCTTGGGGCCTGTGGGGCTTCAAAGTGGAGGTCGCAGGGGAAACCCCTCATGAAGAACACGAACGGGAGCGAGAGGTAGTGGGCGAGCGTGGCCCCACACATAAAGGCGGGGTCTGTCAGGATGGCGTCGAACCCGCTCTGGTTCAGCGCCTTCAGGGTCTCCTGGCTGCGGAACAGGTCCTTGCACTGGCCAAAGAAGGTGTTGAAGACGTGCACCGTTTTCTTGTACATGTCCAGGACATTCAGGGGGAAGGGCAGGCCCCTCAGGTGAGCGGCCATGGAGTCATTGAAGGCACcatccagctcctccagggtCTGCGTCACCGGGTACGTGAGCACCTCGTAGGCCTGCGAGGTCTCCATCTGCCAGCTCACCTCCGGCATCAGCACCACCACCTCGTGGCCCCGCTGGCTGAGCTTCTCCACCACCTCCTGCATGCTCAGCCAGTGGCTCCCCACCATGGGCACCACCAGCAGCTTCCCTCCggctgcggggccgggcaggaggaggaggaggaggaaaatccaggcacagcagagcctcCGAGCCATGTTCCCGTGGCCGTGGGAGAGGcttctcctgcaggctgtggcTGGAAGATGCTTTTGAAGGAAAATGATGGGTGTTGCCCTGTACTTTGAGTTAATCCCGTAGTTAATAATTCACCGCTTTGGATTGTAGGcggtttatttttcttttctcttggaaGTCAAACCGTGACCCTTTAGTGTGCTGAGTCAGTTTCTTGGTGTTAATAGGGAATTAACACCTCCTCAGGGTGCTGTCAGATCTCTCAGGACTTGCCTCTCAGGAAGGCAAATTCCACGAAGGCAGGAGATCCCAGTGTACAActccaccagcacagcagcaaaggCAAAGAGCCTCCTTGTGGGTGAATTGGTGGATGGTCAGATCATTCCTCTGAGGACACAGCGGGAGACCctcaggagaagaggaaaaggagcaTGAACCAAATCTTCTGAGCAGGCAGGAATCTCCCCAGGGGGCGAGGGGTGGAGGTGGCAGCTGAGGGACAGATCTATGAAGGTGAAGCCCAAGTTCTTGCTTTACACAGTTGTTTCACAGCTGGTTGAAAACTCCTCCCCACCAGGCCTAGAACACACACTGATGGTGTGTCACCTTCAGGCACCTCACTCGCCCGAGCTGAGACACCTCAATGCCTCAGACTCTTCTTCTTGCCCTCAGCCACCTGACATTTACTGACCAAGGCAAGTTGCACAGTGAAACATAACTTGGAGATAAATATGAGATATCAGAGTTGAAGTAtctgggttttgggttttgttttgttttctataaCCCAAACCAttgggcaccactgagaaaaatccaatttcttttcattaatgCAAACATCCCTTTTTTCTGAGAGAAGCAGCCAacaggaagtcttccttcacCTCTCCACACAACTTTCACCTAACCCCTTATCTTGTCAGCTCTAAAATGAGGTTGCAAAACAGCAGTTCACCGTTGTACCTCCGATAACACAAACCACCAACACGCTCCCGTTTCACCAAGTCATGAGTCGTTCACGGCCAATGTCGGGGCAGTTCATGACCCCAATCCTGTGAGTCCAGGTCCTTCCTGATTATGAATTGCTGGGGCTTTTAACGTTGGTGATAACCTCTCATTAAATTTTATAAGTTCATAATTAGGTGGCAGGGCAGGTGCCTTTGGATGGATTTCCCTTCTGCAGGGCATTCAGAGCTCTACATCCCTGGTGGAGTTCTCTTGTCCCAGGCTCATGGAtggcaccaccaccaccacctcatGGCCCttctgctggagctgcttcACCACTGGGCGCATGCTGAGCCAGTGGCTTCCATCCTGAGGGATCACCAGGATCTTCCCACCTTCAGCAGGGATGAAGGACGATGTCAGCGGAAGAAGGAGGCTGGTCCAGCCACAAAAGCCCCGGGAGGGAAGAGCCATGCCGCTGGAAGGG
Coding sequences:
- the LOC135416842 gene encoding UDP-glucuronosyltransferase 1-6-like — translated: MARRLCCAWIFLLLLLLPGPAAGGKLLVVPMVGSHWLSMQEVVEKLSQRGHEVVVLMPEVSWQMETSQAYEVLTYPVTQTLEELDGAFNDSMAAHLRGLPFPLNVLDMYKKTVHVFNTFFGQCKDLFRSQETLKALNQSGFDAILTDPAFMCGATLAHYLSLPFVFFMRGFPCDLHFEAPQAPSPLSYVPRLFTFNSDRMTFFQRVENALMSLLELKYCDGLYSEALKLSSEVLQRDVSLIDLVHSASIWLMRFDFVFEYVRPVMPNMVFVGGINCAKKKPLPQVMFLFHIFQ